One Malus domestica chromosome 11, GDT2T_hap1 genomic region harbors:
- the LOC103447245 gene encoding probable protein phosphatase 2C 6 yields MGSCCSTQKSLGQRIDMVEEQSKVDYADDASPKARGGSKRWKRKKPRGEQVDCRDLGHQIDIPGRLIGNGSSKVACLYTQQGKKGTNQDAMLVWENFATRSDTTFCGVFDGHGPFGHMVAKKVRDSLPLILCTQWKANSSGDLSNLNKAENANGRSNFEEPVSPSIDDEWCESLEVKESEKLPEMYLPQKKSFLKAFKLMDKELKLHPTIDCFCSGTTAVTLVKQGQNLVIGNVGDSRAVLATRDDDNSLIAVQLTVDLKPDLPAESARIHQCKGRVFALQDEPEVARVWLPNNDSPGLAMARAFGDFCLKDFGLISVPDVCYRHLTERDEFIILATDGVWDVLSNKEAVEIVASAPGHTTAARALVECAVRAWRLKYPTSKNDDCAVVCLFLDHLSAADEAATENDMTKMNEEAKINEETKVNEELKINGETKSNHETKINGVAMERMAITDVNIDDSKTGSSHAVVLEHSGTARSSDEIESISDSTEQKLPTKFEGQSKRSLAERISTKEDEDWSALEGVTRVNSLLSLPRLLSGDNWRKKWL; encoded by the exons ATGGGTTCGTGTTGTTCGACGCAGAAAAGCTTGGGGCAGAGGATTGACATGGTGGAGGAGCAGAGCAAAGTGGATTACGCAGACGACGCTTCTCCGAAGGCCAGAGGCGGCTCGAAACGGTGGAAGAGGAAGAAGCCGAGAGGTGAGCAAGTGGATTGCAGAGACTTGGGCCATCAGATTGATATTCCGGGCAGATTGATCGGCAATGGAAGTAGCAAAGTCGCCTGCTTGTATACCCAGCAGGGAAAGAAAGGGACCAATCAGGACGCCATGCTTGTCTGGGAG AATTTCGCCACAAGAAGTGAtacaacattttgtggggtgttTGACGGGCATGGTCCATTTGGTCATATGGTTGCCAAGAAAGTTCGGGATTCTCTTCCTCTTATACTATGCACTCAGTGGAAAGCTAATTCAAGCGGTGACCTGAGCAATCTCAATAAGGCTGAGAATGCGAATGGGAGATCTAATTTTGAGGAACCTGTATCACCAAGCATTGATGATGAATGGTGCGAGTCGTTGGAGGTTAAGGAAAGTGAAAAACTACCTGAGATGTATCTACCACAAAAAAAGTCATTCTTAAAGGCTTTCAAGTTAATGGATAAGGAACTAAAGTTGCATCCAACAATCGATTGCTTCTGCAGTGGGACGACTGCGGTTACATTGGTAAAGCAG GGTCAGAATCTTGTGATTGGAAATGTTGGGGATTCAAGGGCTGTGCTAGCAACGAGAGACGATGACAACTCTCTGATTGCTGTACAGTTGACGGTAGACTTAAAGCCAGATCTTCCTG CGGAATCTGCGAGGATCCATCAATGCAAGGGAAGGGTGTTTGCTTTGCAGGATGAGCCAGAGGTTGCTCGTGTATGGTTGCCGAATAATGATTCTCCTGGTTTGGCAATGGCTAGGGCCTTTGGAGATTTCTGTCTAAaggattttggtttaatttccgTCCCTGATGTTTGCTATCGCCATCTTACTGAAAGAGATGAGTTCATAATTCTTGCCACCGATGGG GTCTGGGACGTCCTTTCAAACAAGGAGGCTGTTGAAATTGTAGCTTCTGCCCCCGGTCATACAACGGCAGCCAGGGCTCTGGTAGAATGTGCCGTTAGAGCCTGGAGGCTCAAATACCCTACTTCCAAGAACGATGATTGTGCTGTTGTGTGCCTTTTTCTAGATCACTTGTCTGCAGCTGATGAGGCTGCGACAGAGAATGATATGACGAAGATGAATGAAGAGGCGAAGATTAATGAAGAGACGAAGGTTAATGAAGAGCTGAAGATTAATGGCGAGACAAAGAGTAACCACGAGACGAAGATTAACGGAGTGGCAATGGAAAGGATGGCAATCACAGATGTGAATATTGACGATTCAAAAACCGGTAGTTCTCATGCTGTTGTTCTTGAGCATTCGGGTACTGCAAGAAGCTCCGATGAGATCGAGTCTATATCTGATTCAACGGAACAAAAGCTTCCAACGAAGTTCGAGGGCCAGTCTAAAAGAAGTTTAGCAGAACGTATTTCAACAAAAGAGGACGAGGACTGGTCGGCGTTGGAAGGTGTTACCCGGGTTAATAGTCTGTTAAGCCTTCCCAGACTCTTATCTGGTGACAATTGGAGAAAAAAGTGGCTATGA